In Gavia stellata isolate bGavSte3 chromosome 33, bGavSte3.hap2, whole genome shotgun sequence, the DNA window CCGGCGGTGCAGCCCCCCCAGAGCCAAACCCCGACTCACCCTGCCCGGGGCCCGGGGCTCCGCGGTGTCGGGGGGTCCCGTGCTGCCGGCGGCACCCGCTGGGTTCCTGAATCGGGCCCGCTGCTGCCGGCTGTAGCGCAGCCCCCAGTCCCAGACGGTGGGCAGCCTGCGGGCAGCACTGGGCGCCCGCGGCACCGCCGGAGCGGGGTCCCGCCAGCCGTTCACCGGCGTGTAGGTCTGGCTGCGGGGCCGGTGCTGCggggaggagaaggggtgaAACTGGAGCTTACGGGGGGGTCAAGCGCCGATTGGGGATAtggatggggaaactgaggcacggcgCGGACGGATGCAGCCAAGCAGGATGGGAGAGGATTCAtctccctccccaaacctgGACCTAAACCCGCGGCCTCAAGGGACCCGGGAGCGTACCCCACCATGGCCCCCCCAGCTCACCGGGCTGCCGCGGCCCCGCTGCCGCTGGCAGCTGAAGAGGAAGGTGCTGAAGTAAGGGGCGAAGCTGCTGTCGTGGAGGGCGAGGAGATAGGCCTCGGTGAAGCCGAAATCCGCCGGGAATTGCCGCACCAGCTGCCACGTGCAGTCcaggaacaggaggaaaacgGGGGCCTGGGCAGGGGGGGGACAGGCGTGTCACCCAGCGAGGACGGGGACGGGGTGGCGGGGGCGCAGGGCGGCTCTCACCTCCTCCCGGGGGCTGTCGCGGCGGAGGAGCCCCAGTCGGCGGGGAAAGGGGTGCCCGGCTGCCACCCACTCCCGCTGCACCAGGCTCTGGAAGCCGGGCAGGGTGCGGGCGTGGGGGTCCCCCAGGAGCTGCACCAGCGAGGCCAGGAGGCAGTTCAGGTCCCGGTCCGACGGCTCTGGGGGGGACGAGGCGGCGagggggtgtccccagggtgtcacccccccaccccatcccagtgcccccctccccggcgcTACCTTGCAGGAGGACGGAGCAGCGTCTCCCCACCAGCAGCGATGCCACCTCGATGGCTTTCCTCAAgcaggtgctgggggggggaaaggggggggtCAGGCACCCCGAAATACCAATGCCGCCTGCCCGGGGTCTGCAGCCCACCCCGGGATGCTCACGCACCCACCGCGATGCCCCCGCATCGCCCCGCAGCCAACGGCCGGGCGGTGGGGGAGGACCGTCCCCCAtggagggggggtgtgtgtttttAGGGTGGGATTTGCCCCCACCACCCCGCACCCCAAAAAAGGCCCCCACCGCCGCCCGCTCACCGGACGTGGTCCAGCCAGCGCGTCCCCTCCAGCGCCGAGAGCCACTTCTCCTCCGCCGCCGCGCCTGGCTCGCAGCGGCAAAGGGTGGGGGGGTCAGCGGAGGAGAAGGacccccgcggcgggggggtccccgcccgatccccccaccccgtccccGCTCACCGGGCAGGCAGAGCGCCCGCAGCTTGAGGTGGGCGAGCTGGATGTCGGCGAGGGTGGGCAGCTCGGCGGTGTCGGCCAGCACGCAGGGCCCGCGgccccccagcagcagagcctccAGGCACCTGGAGCGGGGGGAGAGGGACCCCCGGGTGGGGCCGGGCTGGGGTGGcacccccggaccccccccggacccccggCGGGGCTCACCTCACGTCCTCGCTGCCCGGCTCCGAGGCGGCGTGGAAGCCGGCGCCTCTCAGCAGGTCACTGCCACCCGGGTGGTGCCAGCACAGGCGCTGCGGGTGAGACGGggtgacaccccccccacatcacccccccatccccttccccggcccccccccagcaccccatcgCCCTCCCGGGGCACTCACGGGCACGCGGCGCTCCTCGAAGTGGGCGAAGGTCCGCTTGAGGTCGTGGTCCAGGAGCCCACTGGGCACCCACAGGTACCGGGGGAGGCTgcgggtggggggggtgggttgtcccccccccagcacccccccaaATCCCGGGGTGCCCTTTCGAGCGGCTCACGGGGGTGTTTTCCCCAAACCATGGGCAGAGGGGAGGATTTTCCCCCCACCCATCACCACCCTCCCCGGTccctttggggtgggggggtcacaCTGTGCCCCCCCCTCCGGCAgcgtggggtgctgggggggccgTGGACCCTGGCGTCCGGCCGGGCCGTACCTGGGGGCCATGTCAAAGCGCTCGTTGACGGCGCTCACCCTCCAGCCCGCAGCACCCAAGCGCTTGAGCTCCTGCTCCCAGTCGCGCAGGCTCTCGAAGAGCAGCGTGGCAGCcgagccttcctcctcctcctcctcctcttcctcctcctcctcctcctcttccaaagGGGCTTCGGCAGGGCGGGCCCAGCCCTCATGCCCCTCGCCGGCGTCCCCCAGCCACGCGGCCGCCTCCCGCGCCTGGGCGATGGCGTTGGCCACCTGCAGCGAGGAGCCAGGACCGGGCGTGAGCCCCCCCCAGAATCCCCCCCCAAAGCCTTGGGGCGCCCCAGAGTTGGGTACGAAGCCTCCCTGtgtgcccccccctccccataaccgccagccccccagctcACCCGAAACGCCTGCGGAGCCAAGCCGTTCTCCTGGAAGTGGAAGCGGAGCAGGCGGAAATCCCGGCAGAAGACCGCCAGCTCCTCGGGGATGAACGTGAGGGTGGAGGCGGCCGTCAGCACCTTGGGCTTGGCGAAGCTGCTGGCTGCGGCGGGCGAGGGGGCGGCCGTCAGCGCCGGCTGAGACCTGCCCAACTCGTCACACGGGGCTCGGGGCTGCCGCCTTTACCTGCCACCAGCTTGCGGATGCAGGGCAGCGCCACGTCGTACTCGCTGcggaggaaggcaggggagcCGGGGGCCTgcgggagaggggggagagCTGGAAGCTGCCCCGGtgtgtcccccctccccggccccgggaaGGGCAGCGGGGACGGA includes these proteins:
- the MTMR11 gene encoding myotubularin-related protein 11 encodes the protein MSGAAGGRRPTFPGLPGERLLEEAAGARQRCGESDGAVPVPGTLLCTDRRVAFLPAQAPGSPAFLRSEYDVALPCIRKLVAASSFAKPKVLTAASTLTFIPEELAVFCRDFRLLRFHFQENGLAPQAFRVANAIAQAREAAAWLGDAGEGHEGWEEEEEEEEEGSAATLLFESLRDWEQELKRLGAAGWRVSAVNERFDMAPSLPRYLWVPSGLLDHDLKRTFAHFEERRVPRLCWHHPGGSDLLRGAGFHAASEPGSEDVRCLEALLLGGRGPCVLADTAELPTLADIQLAHLKLRALCLPGAAAEEKWLSALEGTRWLDHVRTCLRKAIEVASLLVGRRCSVLLQEPSDRDLNCLLASLVQLLGDPHARTLPGFQSLVQREWVAAGHPFPRRLGLLRRDSPREEAPVFLLFLDCTWQLVRQFPADFGFTEAYLLALHDSSFAPYFSTFLFSCQRQRGRGSPHRPRSQTYTPVNGWRDPAPAVPRAPSAARRLPTVWDWGLRYSRQQRARFRNPAGAAGSTGPPDTAEPRAPGRPADAWPGAGNVFVLTKGTLSPQPFPWRSGRAPPRLSRWAPSLESLGDRGGSPGGNRPPAPPPGLLLPCAAGPSVRLWRRCYLRGLPEAQRGRFAPSPAGLAEELTLLQDRLSAWQAGPRAEAAGIPLAPSR